A single region of the Neodiprion pinetum isolate iyNeoPine1 chromosome 5, iyNeoPine1.2, whole genome shotgun sequence genome encodes:
- the LOC124219503 gene encoding adenosine deaminase 2-like isoform X2 — protein sequence MDSSIPHKVSISYSFLLPSCLCTLMTIMCRLRFVCLLLFIFRSLVSSEELPTLQSGPDADLYWSHRDQILVEESRISLGGQLNFEYGEREANDVLMAAKWAEIDRGFRDPSSFLPARNFLSVADEIRRSPTFRIIQAMPKGAALHVHSKAFVSTDFVFGNITFRDNLYICRPPDGSFQFEFRRSGGSEVTCASSNGWELLAELRANASIVKDVNTRIRDAMIVPDPATAYCNINVSWTAFRNVSKTIRSLLVYKPVLEDYVYQGLTELYRDNVFYIELRITFQNLYDLDGNVYGPLDIVRLYKNTTDRFIRDHPDFVGARLIFAPRRSDSEAKEQIKQYFVTFAAVQKAFPDFVVGFDIVGQEDTGHPLTWLLKELRTIAPSTRFFFHAGETNWNGLSTDGNLIDAVLLNTTRIGHGFAVSKHPRVLELVVEREVAIELNPISNQVLCFCGDMRNHPASFLFARNYPVVVSSDDPAIWGASGLSYDFYEAFVGIMSRSADIRALKQLAINSIKYSAMPNEEKNRAYAIWQDKWAKFITDLGQRSGAPIITHT from the exons ATGGATTCGTCAATTCCTcataag GTGAGCATATCCTACTCCTTCCTGCTGCCAAGCTGCTTGTGCACGCTGATGACAATCATGTGCAGGTTGCGATTTGTTTGTCTTTTGCTATTCATTTTCCGGAGCTTAGTCTCGAGCGAAGAATTGCCGACACTGCAATCAGGCCCCGATGCCGATTTATACTGGTCCCATCGAGATCAAATCCTGGTTGAAGAGTCGCGGATTTCGCTGGGAGGGCAGCTGAATTTCGAATATGGAGAACGGGAAGCGAACGACGTCCTAATGGCGGCAAAATGGGCGGAGATCGATCGAGGGTTTCGTGACCCGTCAAGCTTCTTACCGGCCCGCAACTTCCTCTCCGTTGCCGACGAGATCCGACGCTCGCCGACGTTTCGGATAATCCAGGCGATGCCGAAAGGGGCCGCACTCCACGTCCACAGCAAGGCGTTCGTCTCGACGGACTTTGTCTTCGGGAATATCACTTTCCGCGACAACCTCTACATTTGCCGACCCCCCGATGGCTCATTTCAGTTTGAGTTCCGTCGCTCAGGGGGCTCAGAAGTTACTTGCGCTTCTTCCAATGGATGGGAACTACTTGCAGAACTCAGGGCGAATGCGAGCATCGTGAAAGACGTTAACACTCGTATTCGTGATGCCATGATCGTCCCGGACCCCGCCACAGCTTACTGCAACATAAATGTTAGCTGGACCGCCTTTAGGAATGTCTCTAAGACCATTCGATCACTTCTCGTTTACAAACCCGTCTTAGAGGACTACGTATACCAGGGTCTTACCGAACTCTACAGAGATAATGTTTTTTACATCGAGCTCCGTATTACTTTCCAAAACCTTTATGATCTTGACGGGAATGTATATGGCCCCCTCGATATAGTTAGATTATACAAAAACACCACCGACAG GTTTATCAGGGATCACCCGGACTTCGTCGGTGCCAGACTAATCTTCGCTCCCAGGAGATCTGATAGTGAGGCAAAGGAGCAAATAAAACAGTACTTTGTCACCTTTGCCGCTGTTCAAAAAGCGTTTCCAGATTTTGTGGTCGGCTTTGATATCGTTGGTCAAGAGGACACAGGCCACCCTCTAACATGGCTTCTCAAAGAGCTCAGAACCATTGCTCCGAGCACTCGATTCTTCTTCCACGCTGGCGAGACAAACTGGAATGGTCTAAGCACCGATGGAAACCTCATTGATGCTGTTCTTCTCAACACGACGAGAATCGGTCACGG ATTCGCCGTATCGAAGCACCCGAGGGTATTAGAACTGGTAGTGGAGCGTGAAGTGGCGATCGAACTGAATCCGATATCGAACCAAGTCCTTTGTTTTTGCGGTGATATGCGGAATCATCCCGCAAGCTTCCTATTCGCTCGAAACTACCCGGTCGTGGTTTCCTCGGATGACCCTGCGATTTGGGGAGCATCTGGTCTTAGCTACGACTTCTACGAGGCTTTTGTCGGCATCATGTCGCGCTCCGCCGACATTCGAGCACTTAAGCAACTTGCCATAAACTCCATAAAGTATAGCGCGATGCCAAATGAAGAGAAGAACCGTGCTTATGCAATTTGGCAGGATAAATGGGCGAAGTTCATCACAGACTTGGGTCAACGATCAGGAGCCccgattattacacatacatAA
- the LOC124219503 gene encoding adenosine deaminase 2-like isoform X1, which produces MVKLIDCLLVLEFARRFVTVSISYSFLLPSCLCTLMTIMCRLRFVCLLLFIFRSLVSSEELPTLQSGPDADLYWSHRDQILVEESRISLGGQLNFEYGEREANDVLMAAKWAEIDRGFRDPSSFLPARNFLSVADEIRRSPTFRIIQAMPKGAALHVHSKAFVSTDFVFGNITFRDNLYICRPPDGSFQFEFRRSGGSEVTCASSNGWELLAELRANASIVKDVNTRIRDAMIVPDPATAYCNINVSWTAFRNVSKTIRSLLVYKPVLEDYVYQGLTELYRDNVFYIELRITFQNLYDLDGNVYGPLDIVRLYKNTTDRFIRDHPDFVGARLIFAPRRSDSEAKEQIKQYFVTFAAVQKAFPDFVVGFDIVGQEDTGHPLTWLLKELRTIAPSTRFFFHAGETNWNGLSTDGNLIDAVLLNTTRIGHGFAVSKHPRVLELVVEREVAIELNPISNQVLCFCGDMRNHPASFLFARNYPVVVSSDDPAIWGASGLSYDFYEAFVGIMSRSADIRALKQLAINSIKYSAMPNEEKNRAYAIWQDKWAKFITDLGQRSGAPIITHT; this is translated from the exons ATGGTCAAACTGATAGACTGTTTGTTAGTTTTAGAGTTCGCGAGGCGTTTTGTCACA GTGAGCATATCCTACTCCTTCCTGCTGCCAAGCTGCTTGTGCACGCTGATGACAATCATGTGCAGGTTGCGATTTGTTTGTCTTTTGCTATTCATTTTCCGGAGCTTAGTCTCGAGCGAAGAATTGCCGACACTGCAATCAGGCCCCGATGCCGATTTATACTGGTCCCATCGAGATCAAATCCTGGTTGAAGAGTCGCGGATTTCGCTGGGAGGGCAGCTGAATTTCGAATATGGAGAACGGGAAGCGAACGACGTCCTAATGGCGGCAAAATGGGCGGAGATCGATCGAGGGTTTCGTGACCCGTCAAGCTTCTTACCGGCCCGCAACTTCCTCTCCGTTGCCGACGAGATCCGACGCTCGCCGACGTTTCGGATAATCCAGGCGATGCCGAAAGGGGCCGCACTCCACGTCCACAGCAAGGCGTTCGTCTCGACGGACTTTGTCTTCGGGAATATCACTTTCCGCGACAACCTCTACATTTGCCGACCCCCCGATGGCTCATTTCAGTTTGAGTTCCGTCGCTCAGGGGGCTCAGAAGTTACTTGCGCTTCTTCCAATGGATGGGAACTACTTGCAGAACTCAGGGCGAATGCGAGCATCGTGAAAGACGTTAACACTCGTATTCGTGATGCCATGATCGTCCCGGACCCCGCCACAGCTTACTGCAACATAAATGTTAGCTGGACCGCCTTTAGGAATGTCTCTAAGACCATTCGATCACTTCTCGTTTACAAACCCGTCTTAGAGGACTACGTATACCAGGGTCTTACCGAACTCTACAGAGATAATGTTTTTTACATCGAGCTCCGTATTACTTTCCAAAACCTTTATGATCTTGACGGGAATGTATATGGCCCCCTCGATATAGTTAGATTATACAAAAACACCACCGACAG GTTTATCAGGGATCACCCGGACTTCGTCGGTGCCAGACTAATCTTCGCTCCCAGGAGATCTGATAGTGAGGCAAAGGAGCAAATAAAACAGTACTTTGTCACCTTTGCCGCTGTTCAAAAAGCGTTTCCAGATTTTGTGGTCGGCTTTGATATCGTTGGTCAAGAGGACACAGGCCACCCTCTAACATGGCTTCTCAAAGAGCTCAGAACCATTGCTCCGAGCACTCGATTCTTCTTCCACGCTGGCGAGACAAACTGGAATGGTCTAAGCACCGATGGAAACCTCATTGATGCTGTTCTTCTCAACACGACGAGAATCGGTCACGG ATTCGCCGTATCGAAGCACCCGAGGGTATTAGAACTGGTAGTGGAGCGTGAAGTGGCGATCGAACTGAATCCGATATCGAACCAAGTCCTTTGTTTTTGCGGTGATATGCGGAATCATCCCGCAAGCTTCCTATTCGCTCGAAACTACCCGGTCGTGGTTTCCTCGGATGACCCTGCGATTTGGGGAGCATCTGGTCTTAGCTACGACTTCTACGAGGCTTTTGTCGGCATCATGTCGCGCTCCGCCGACATTCGAGCACTTAAGCAACTTGCCATAAACTCCATAAAGTATAGCGCGATGCCAAATGAAGAGAAGAACCGTGCTTATGCAATTTGGCAGGATAAATGGGCGAAGTTCATCACAGACTTGGGTCAACGATCAGGAGCCccgattattacacatacatAA
- the LOC124219503 gene encoding adenosine deaminase 2-like isoform X3: protein MAAKWAEIDRGFRDPSSFLPARNFLSVADEIRRSPTFRIIQAMPKGAALHVHSKAFVSTDFVFGNITFRDNLYICRPPDGSFQFEFRRSGGSEVTCASSNGWELLAELRANASIVKDVNTRIRDAMIVPDPATAYCNINVSWTAFRNVSKTIRSLLVYKPVLEDYVYQGLTELYRDNVFYIELRITFQNLYDLDGNVYGPLDIVRLYKNTTDRFIRDHPDFVGARLIFAPRRSDSEAKEQIKQYFVTFAAVQKAFPDFVVGFDIVGQEDTGHPLTWLLKELRTIAPSTRFFFHAGETNWNGLSTDGNLIDAVLLNTTRIGHGFAVSKHPRVLELVVEREVAIELNPISNQVLCFCGDMRNHPASFLFARNYPVVVSSDDPAIWGASGLSYDFYEAFVGIMSRSADIRALKQLAINSIKYSAMPNEEKNRAYAIWQDKWAKFITDLGQRSGAPIITHT, encoded by the exons ATGGCGGCAAAATGGGCGGAGATCGATCGAGGGTTTCGTGACCCGTCAAGCTTCTTACCGGCCCGCAACTTCCTCTCCGTTGCCGACGAGATCCGACGCTCGCCGACGTTTCGGATAATCCAGGCGATGCCGAAAGGGGCCGCACTCCACGTCCACAGCAAGGCGTTCGTCTCGACGGACTTTGTCTTCGGGAATATCACTTTCCGCGACAACCTCTACATTTGCCGACCCCCCGATGGCTCATTTCAGTTTGAGTTCCGTCGCTCAGGGGGCTCAGAAGTTACTTGCGCTTCTTCCAATGGATGGGAACTACTTGCAGAACTCAGGGCGAATGCGAGCATCGTGAAAGACGTTAACACTCGTATTCGTGATGCCATGATCGTCCCGGACCCCGCCACAGCTTACTGCAACATAAATGTTAGCTGGACCGCCTTTAGGAATGTCTCTAAGACCATTCGATCACTTCTCGTTTACAAACCCGTCTTAGAGGACTACGTATACCAGGGTCTTACCGAACTCTACAGAGATAATGTTTTTTACATCGAGCTCCGTATTACTTTCCAAAACCTTTATGATCTTGACGGGAATGTATATGGCCCCCTCGATATAGTTAGATTATACAAAAACACCACCGACAG GTTTATCAGGGATCACCCGGACTTCGTCGGTGCCAGACTAATCTTCGCTCCCAGGAGATCTGATAGTGAGGCAAAGGAGCAAATAAAACAGTACTTTGTCACCTTTGCCGCTGTTCAAAAAGCGTTTCCAGATTTTGTGGTCGGCTTTGATATCGTTGGTCAAGAGGACACAGGCCACCCTCTAACATGGCTTCTCAAAGAGCTCAGAACCATTGCTCCGAGCACTCGATTCTTCTTCCACGCTGGCGAGACAAACTGGAATGGTCTAAGCACCGATGGAAACCTCATTGATGCTGTTCTTCTCAACACGACGAGAATCGGTCACGG ATTCGCCGTATCGAAGCACCCGAGGGTATTAGAACTGGTAGTGGAGCGTGAAGTGGCGATCGAACTGAATCCGATATCGAACCAAGTCCTTTGTTTTTGCGGTGATATGCGGAATCATCCCGCAAGCTTCCTATTCGCTCGAAACTACCCGGTCGTGGTTTCCTCGGATGACCCTGCGATTTGGGGAGCATCTGGTCTTAGCTACGACTTCTACGAGGCTTTTGTCGGCATCATGTCGCGCTCCGCCGACATTCGAGCACTTAAGCAACTTGCCATAAACTCCATAAAGTATAGCGCGATGCCAAATGAAGAGAAGAACCGTGCTTATGCAATTTGGCAGGATAAATGGGCGAAGTTCATCACAGACTTGGGTCAACGATCAGGAGCCccgattattacacatacatAA
- the LOC124219069 gene encoding adenosine deaminase 2 isoform X1, which yields MNGLWWRCLSLCIFIGTSIGAPASEPSSDDNYWAQRSRFLIEESQVSLGGRMHFEYGERAANNILMAAKEEEVDEGFVDPSSFLPARNFLTVVDEVRGSSTFQIIEKMPKGAALHIHDTALTSADFVFENITFRDDLYVCRPADGSFQFRFRRVADKKVTCASSEGWELLADLRANSSIKDEVDTRIRQAMTMIVPDPAKAYPNVNVAWIAFQNIFITIEPMLTYLPVYEDYYYQGLYELYDDNVLYLELRSTLPTLYDLDGNQYGPIEVARLYKETTERFVKDHPDFIGTRLIYAPLRNANDRQMDDYLTTFAALRKEFPDFVIGFDLVGQEEKGEPLARFVDKLRAVSPSIRLFLHAGETNWNGLSTDENLIDAILLNATRIGHGYALLKHPRVLELAVEREVAIEVNPISNQVLTLVGDMRNHPASFLFARDYPVVLSADDPGLWGARGLSYDFYEAFVGIMSRSADIRALKQLALNSIKYSAMPDEEKVRAYEIWTEKWAKFITDMTYEYSIVSRSKRSCEVDFVPT from the exons ATGAATGGACTATGGTGGCGATGTCTTTCGCTCTGCATATTCATTGGCACGAGCATAGGGGCGCCGGCCTCCGAGCCAAGTTCCGATGACAACTACTGGGCACAACGAAGTCGATTCCTGATCGAGGAATCTCAGGTTTCGCTGGGTGGGCGGATGCATTTCGAGTACGGAGAGCGAGCAGCGAACAACATCCTAATGGCGGCAAAGGAGGAGGAAGTAGACGAAGGCTTCGTTGACCCAAGCAGCTTCTTGCCGGCTCGGAACTTTCTCACGGTTGTCGACGAGGTTCGGGGTTCCTCGACCTTCCAGATCATCGAGAAGATGCCGAAGGGCGCCGCACTCCATATTCACGATACGGCGCTCACCTCGGCCGACTTCGTCTTCGAGAACATCACCTTCCGCGACGATCTCTACGTTTGTCGACCCGCTGACGGTTCATTTCAGTTCAGGTTCCGCCGTGTGGCGGACAAGAAAGTTACGTGCGCTTCTTCCGAAGGATGGGAGCTGCTCGCAGATCTCAGAGCGAATAGCAGCATAAAAGATGAAGTTGACACTCGCATTCGTCAGGCCATGACCATGATAGTCCCTGACCCAGCTAAAGCCTATCCAAACGTAAACGTTGCCTGGATCGCATTTCAAAATATCTTCATTACCATCGAACCAATGCTCACTTACTTGCCCGTTTACGAAGACTACTACTATCAAGGACTTTACGAGCTCTATGATGACAATGTACTCTATCTCGAGCTGCGCAGCACTCTTCCTACTCTCTATGATCTTGACGGGAACCAATATGGCCCTATCGAGGTTGCTCGTCTGTATAAGGAGACGACCGAACG GTTCGTCAAAGATCACCCAGACTTCATCGGTACTAGACTAATTTATGCCCCTTTGAGAAACGCGAATGATAGACAGATGGATGATTATCTTACCACCTTTGCTGCACTTCGGAAAGAATTCCCCGATTTCGTGATAGGTTTCGACCTTGTCGGCCAGGAGGAGAAGGGTGAACCGCTTGCCCGATTCGTTGATAAGCTTAGGGCTGTCTCTCCGAGCATCCGACTCTTCCTCCACGCCGGTGAGACAAATTGGAACGGTCTGAGCACGGATGAAAACCTGATTGACGCTATCCTCCTCAACGCGACAAGAATCGGTCAcgg ATATGCATTGCTGAAGCACCCGAGGGTCTTAGAGCTGGCAGTGGAGCGTGAAGTGGCAATCGAAGTGAATCCGATCTCAAACCAGGTTCTCACGCTAGTTGGAGATATGCGAAATCATCCGGCAAGCTTTTTGTTCGCTCGAGATTATCCTGTCGTTCTGTCAGCAGACGATCCTGGACTTTGGGGCGCGCGCGGTCTCAGCTACGACTTCTACGAGGCTTTCGTAGGCATAATGTCACGCTCCGCCGATATTCGGGCGCTGAAGCAGCTCGCCttaaattctataaaataCAGCGCGATGCCAGACGAGGAGAAGGTCCGCGCTTACGAAATATGGACGGAAAAATGGGCGAAGTTCATCACAGACATGACGTATGAATATTCGATTGTATCGCGTTCGAAACGGAGTTGCGAAGTTGACTTCGTTCCCACGTGA
- the LOC124219069 gene encoding adenosine deaminase AGSA isoform X2, which produces MNGLWWRCLSLCIFIGTSIGAPASEPSSDDNYWAQRSRFLIEESQVSLGGRMHFEYGERAANNILMAAKEEEVDEGFVDPSSFLPARNFLTVVDEVRGSSTFQIIEKMPKGAALHIHDTALTSADFVFENITFRDDLYVCRPADGSFQFRFRRVADKKVTCASSEGWELLADLRANSSIKDEVDTRIRQAMTMIVPDPAKAYPNVNVAWIAFQNIFITIEPMLTYLPVYEDYYYQGLYELYDDNVLYLELRSTLPTLYDLDGNQYGPIEVARLYKETTERFVKDHPDFIGTRLIYAPLRNANDRQMDDYLTTFAALRKEFPDFVIGFDLVGQEEKGEPLARFVDKLRAVSPSIRLFLHAGETNWNGLSTDENLIDAILLNATRIGHGYALLKHPRVLELAVEREVAIEVNPISNQTILDFGARAVSATTSTRLS; this is translated from the exons ATGAATGGACTATGGTGGCGATGTCTTTCGCTCTGCATATTCATTGGCACGAGCATAGGGGCGCCGGCCTCCGAGCCAAGTTCCGATGACAACTACTGGGCACAACGAAGTCGATTCCTGATCGAGGAATCTCAGGTTTCGCTGGGTGGGCGGATGCATTTCGAGTACGGAGAGCGAGCAGCGAACAACATCCTAATGGCGGCAAAGGAGGAGGAAGTAGACGAAGGCTTCGTTGACCCAAGCAGCTTCTTGCCGGCTCGGAACTTTCTCACGGTTGTCGACGAGGTTCGGGGTTCCTCGACCTTCCAGATCATCGAGAAGATGCCGAAGGGCGCCGCACTCCATATTCACGATACGGCGCTCACCTCGGCCGACTTCGTCTTCGAGAACATCACCTTCCGCGACGATCTCTACGTTTGTCGACCCGCTGACGGTTCATTTCAGTTCAGGTTCCGCCGTGTGGCGGACAAGAAAGTTACGTGCGCTTCTTCCGAAGGATGGGAGCTGCTCGCAGATCTCAGAGCGAATAGCAGCATAAAAGATGAAGTTGACACTCGCATTCGTCAGGCCATGACCATGATAGTCCCTGACCCAGCTAAAGCCTATCCAAACGTAAACGTTGCCTGGATCGCATTTCAAAATATCTTCATTACCATCGAACCAATGCTCACTTACTTGCCCGTTTACGAAGACTACTACTATCAAGGACTTTACGAGCTCTATGATGACAATGTACTCTATCTCGAGCTGCGCAGCACTCTTCCTACTCTCTATGATCTTGACGGGAACCAATATGGCCCTATCGAGGTTGCTCGTCTGTATAAGGAGACGACCGAACG GTTCGTCAAAGATCACCCAGACTTCATCGGTACTAGACTAATTTATGCCCCTTTGAGAAACGCGAATGATAGACAGATGGATGATTATCTTACCACCTTTGCTGCACTTCGGAAAGAATTCCCCGATTTCGTGATAGGTTTCGACCTTGTCGGCCAGGAGGAGAAGGGTGAACCGCTTGCCCGATTCGTTGATAAGCTTAGGGCTGTCTCTCCGAGCATCCGACTCTTCCTCCACGCCGGTGAGACAAATTGGAACGGTCTGAGCACGGATGAAAACCTGATTGACGCTATCCTCCTCAACGCGACAAGAATCGGTCAcgg ATATGCATTGCTGAAGCACCCGAGGGTCTTAGAGCTGGCAGTGGAGCGTGAAGTGGCAATCGAAGTGAATCCGATCTCAAACCAG ACGATCCTGGACTTTGGGGCGCGCGCGGTCTCAGCTACGACTTCTACGAGGCTTTCGTAG
- the Non3 gene encoding ribosome production factor 2 homolog: MPVIQRVVKPKTRKGKKALLSREPKIIEDAKQTLFIKGSRSSETLNSCVKDLYDLKKPDARMMQKKNNILPFEDVTPLEQFSRKLSSSLFVFTSHNKKHPNSLIVGRMFDNSLLDMVEFGVQEYEGLAKFKVDKVSMGIKPILIFNGELFEHNRDYSRIKSLLVDLFQRDNVENIRLQGLEHTLSFTAIDNKIQVRSYRILLKKSGSRIPRIELEEIGPRMELIVRRTKLASDDLYKQACKKPKELKVKKKKNISKDTLGTMHGKIHMGKQRIQSIQTRKMKGLKKTMGEKKAERKRRSNQEDGMEAKRSRTDGDAVEG; encoded by the exons ATGCCGGTGATACAAAGGGTCGT taaACCAAAAACacggaaaggaaaaaaggCACTACTGAGTAGAGAGCCCAAGATCATAGAAGATGCGAAACAAACTTTGTTCATTAAGGGGAGTCGTAGTAGCGAGACTCTCAACAGTTGCGTGAAGGATTTG TACGACTTGAAAAAACCAGATGCTAGGATgatgcagaaaaaaaacaatattctgCCGTTCGAGGACGTTACACCGTTGGAACAGTTTTCCAGAAAACTGAGCTCCTCTCTCTTTGTCTTTACTTCCCACAATAAAAAGCATCCCAATAGTCTCATAGTTGGTAGAATGTTTGACAACAGTTTACTTGACATGGTTGAGTTCGGGGTCCAGGAATACGAAGGTCTTGCAAAGTTTAAAGTAGATAAAGTTtccatggggattaaaccgaTCCTCATCTTCAACGGCGAACTGTTTGAGCACAATCGGGACTATTCTAGGATCAAGAGTCTTTTAGTAGATTTATTCCAGCGTGATAATGTTGAGAATATCAGATTGCAGGGGCTTGAACATACACTCAGTTTCACCGCTAtagataataaaatacaagTACGGAGTTACAG AATACTTTTGAAGAAATCTGGAAGCAGGATACCCAGGATCGAGTTAGAGGAGATTGGTCCACGTATGGAGTTAATTGTAAGACGCACAAAATTGGCTTCTGATGACCTGTACAAGCAGGCATGCAAGAAACCCAAGGAACTCAAG gtcaaaaagaaaaagaatatttctAAGGACACTTTGGGCACAATGCACGGAAAGATTCATATGGGCAAACAGAGGATACAGTCAATACAGACAAGGAAAATGAAGGGTCTTAAGAAAACGATGGGCGAAAAAAAGGCTGAGCGGAAAAGGAGGTCAAACCAAGAGGATGGAATGGAAGCAAAAAGAAGTAGAACCGACGGTGATGCCGTCGAGGGATAA
- the LOC124219072 gene encoding oligoribonuclease has product MYVIQRGLQRSLHGKDFLSATWSMLRYNFDKSTHPSRCASPSVDEASALFSTSAFFDTANKNSSKKITMDDRLVWIDMEMTGLNVEKCHIMEIACLISDSNLNIVSDDFHVVVHQPDDILEAMNDWCIAQHAKTGLTAESRASKISLREAEELTLEFLKTNVPEKLCPVAGNSVWMDRVFIKKYLPLVDNYVHYRIIDVSTIKELMRRWCPNQYARVPAKKFNHRALDDIKESINELKYYKSQLFDVANLTHILERPENSEDR; this is encoded by the exons ATGTATGTCATACAGCGCGGCCTACAGCGCTCCTTGCATGGCAAAGACTTCCTTTCAGCCACATGGAGCATGCTGCGCTACAATTTCGACAAATCCACTCATCCGAGTAGGTGCGCGTCTCCAAGCGTAGACGAAGCATCCGCGCTGTTTTCCACTTCGGCATTTTTCG ACACTGCTAACAAGAACAGctcaaaaaaaataaccatGGACGATCGATTGGTTTGGATTGATATGGAA ATGACTGGGCTAAATGTAGAAAAGTGCCATATAATGGAAATTGCTTGTCTCATCAGTGACTCCAATCTTAACATTGTTAGCGACGATTTCCATGTTGTAGTACATCAGCCAGACGATATTCTTGAGGCCATGAATGACTGGTGCATAGCTCAGCATGCCAAG ACTGGTTTGACCGCCGAGTCTCGCGCCAGTAAGATTTCATTGCGAGAAGCTGAAGAGCTTACACTAGAATTTTTAAAGACCAACGTACCTGAGAAACTGTGTCCTGTAGCAGGAAACAGCGTGTGGATGGATCGGGTGTTCATTAAAAAGTATCTGCCTCTTGTAGACAATTACGTGCATTACAGGATCATCGACGTTTCGACTATCAAGGAACTCATGAG ACGATGGTGTCCTAATCAATATGCCCGTGTACCCGCCAAGAAGTTCAACCATCGAGCCCTTGACGATATTAAAGAGAGTATAAATGAACTCAAGTATTACAAATCTCAGTTATTTGATGTTGCAAATTTAACGCACATTCTAGAACGACCGGAAAATTCTGAGGACCGATAA